One region of Camelus bactrianus isolate YW-2024 breed Bactrian camel chromosome 22, ASM4877302v1, whole genome shotgun sequence genomic DNA includes:
- the SAMD1 gene encoding sterile alpha motif domain-containing protein 1, which produces MAGPPALPPPETAAAATTAAATSSSSASPHYQEWILDTIDSLRSRKARPDLERICRMVRRRHGPEPERTRAELEKLIQQRAVLRVSYKGSISYRNAARVQPPRRGATPPAPPRAPRGGPAATAAAPPPTPAPPPPPAPVAAAAPARAPRAAAAAAATAPPSPGPAQPGPRAQRAAPLAAPPPAPAAPPAVAPPAGPRRAPPPSVAAREPPLPPPPQPPAPPQQQQPPPPPQPQQPPEGGAARAGGPARPVSLREVVRYLGGSGGAGGRLTRGRVQGLLEEEAAARGRLERTRLGALALPRGDRPGRAPPAASARASRSKRGGEERVLEKEEEEEDDEDEDDEDEVSEGSEVPEGDRPAGAQHHQLNGERGPQNSKERVKEWTPCGPHQGQEEGRGPAPGSGSRQVFSMAAMNKEGGSASAATGPDSPSPVPLPPGKPALPGADGTPFGCPSGRKEKPADPVEWTVTDVVEYFTEAGFPEQATAFQEQEIDGKSLLLMQRTDVLTGLSIRLGPALKIYEHHIKVLQQGHFEDDDPDGFLG; this is translated from the exons ATGGCTGGGCCCCCGGCCCTACCCCCGCCGGAGACGGCGGCGGCCGCCACCACGGCGGCCGCTACCTCGTCGTCCAGCGCTTCCCCGCACTATCAAGAGTGGATCTTGGACACCATCGACTCGCTGCGCTCGCGCAAGGCGCGGCCGGACCTGGAGCGCATCTGCCGGATGGTGCGGCGGCGGCACGGCCCGGAGCCGGAGCGCACGCGCGCCGAGCTCGAGAAACTGATCCAGCAGCGCGCCGTGCTCCGGGTCAGCTACAAGGGGAGCATCTCGTACCGCAACGCGGCGCGCGTCCAGCCGCCCCGGCGCGGAGCCAccccgccggccccgccgcgCGCCCCCCGCGGGGgccccgccgccaccgccgccgcgccgccgcccaCGCCCGCCCCGCCGCCACCGCCCGCgcccgtcgccgccgccgccccggcccGGGCGCCCCGCgcggccgccgctgccgccgccacaGCGCCCCCCTCGCCCGGCCCCGCGCAGCCGGGCCCCCGCGCGCAGCGGGCCGCGCCCCTAGccgcgccgccgcccgcgcccgctGCTCCTCCGGCAGTGGCGCCCCCGGCCGGCCCGCGCCGCGCCCCCCCGCCCTCCGTCGCCGCCCGGgagccgccgctgccgccgccgccacagCCGCCGGCGCcgccacagcagcagcagccgccgccgccgccgcagccacAGCAGCCGCCGGAGGGGGGCGCGGCGCGGGCCGGCGGCCCGGCGCGGCCCGTGAGCCTGCGGGAAGTCGTGCGCTACCTCGGGGGCAGCGGCGGGGCCGGCGGCCGTCTGACCCGAGGCCGCGTGCAGGGGCTGCTAGAGGAGGAAGCGGCAGCGCGGGGCCGCCTGGAGCGCACCCGACTCGGTGCGCTTGCACTGCCCCGCGGGGACAGGCCCGGGCGGGCGCCGCCGGCCGCGAGCGCCCGCGCGTCGCGGAGCAAG AGAGGTGGAGAAGAGCGAGTGcttgagaaggaagaggaggaggaagatgatgaAGATGAAGACGATGAAGATGAAGTATCTGAGGGCTCCGAGGTGCCCGAGGGTGACCGTCCTGCAGGTGCCCAGCACCACCAGCTTAATGGAGAGCGGGGCCCTCAGAATTCCAAGGAGAGGGTCAAGGAGTGGACGCCTTGTGGCCCCCACCAGGGCCAGGAGGAAGGGCGAGGGCCAGCGCCAGGCAGTGGCTCCCGCCAGGTATTTTCCATGGCTGCCATGAATAAGGAAGGGGGATCAG cctctgctgccactGGGCCAGACTCCCCATCCCCTGTGCCTTTGCCCCCAGGAAAACCAGCCCTACCTGGGGCAGATGGGACCCCCTTTGGCTGTCC TTCTGGGCGCAAGGAAAAGCCAGCTGATCCTGTGGAGTGGACGGTGACCGACGTGGTAGAGTACTTCACCGAGGCAGGCTTCCCTGAGCAGGCAACAGCTTTCCAAGAGCAG GAAATTGATGGCAAGTCTTTGCTGCTCATGCAGCGCACAGATGTGCTGACCGGCCTGTCCATCCGCCTTGGCCCAGCGCTGAAAATCTACGAGCACCACATCAAGGTGCTGCAGCAAGGCCACTTTGAGGATGATGACCCTGATGGCTTTCTAGGCTGa
- the C22H19orf67 gene encoding UPF0575 protein C19orf67 homolog, producing the protein MATEQWFVGPLPAGSGETPLLDDSQPGAQPCGDPLRSPPSGQPGDPPEAEPEDVEGQLPEASTSSPSLEPLAPGPGPAPRLSLDTMFSPITEQLRYLLKKADDFQSYLLYSRDRVQKEQLAKAMPTFLQMCEPYFLYLEAAARSVPPIYGALQELIRKALLEISQQLTLRLEQLVLMYASFGFVDLEETDPLSISCFFCGRFSISPSHEVSIFRYCAPAAYTAGRFPRYLYKKMRWNLETIPEPSSREQDSHVDYYFLCYRDTWEDTGKSPANSCPQIQKLWSIGRWVPLGPAEDDLYSWILCPQPPGDYQQLLTIGFEEPSHMLATDLLVQILMGQAGTARPASAAGPAAWAAQGS; encoded by the exons ATGGCTACCGAGCAGTGGTTCGTGGGGCCGCTCCCCGCCGGCTCTGGGGAAACGCCGCTCCTGGACGACTCGCAACCTGGGGCACAGCCTTGCGGAGACCCCTTGCGGTCGCCCCCCTCTGGCCAACCTGGGGACCCACCCGAGGCGGAGCCCGAGGACGTCGAGGGGCAGCTGCCCGAGGCCTCCACCTCTTCGCCTTCCCTTGAGCCTCTGGCCCCAGGCCCCGGGCCCGCCCCTCGCCTATCCTTGGACACCATGTTCAGCCCCATCACCGAACAGCTCCGCTACCTGCTCAAGAAGGCAGATGATTTCCAGAGCTACTTGCTCTACAG CAGGGACCGAGTGCAGAAGGAACAGCTCGCCAAAGCCATGCCCACCTTCTTGCAGATGTGTGAGCCCTACTTCCTGTACCTGGAGGCAGCTGCTCGGAGTGTTCCCCCCATCTATGGAGCTCTACAGGAGCTGATCCGAAAGGCG CTGTTGGAGATTTCCCAACAGCTGACCCTGCGCCTGGAACAGCTGGTCCTCATGTATGCCTCATTTGGGTTTGTGGACCTGGAGGAGACTGACCCCCTAAG CATCTCCTGTTTCTTCTGTGGGAGGTTCTCCATCAGTCCTTCCCACGAGGTGTCCATCTTCAGATACTGTGCCCCTGCTGCCTACACCGCCGGCCGTTTCCCCCGATACCTATATAAGAAGATGCGCTGGAACCTGGAAACCATCCCAGAGCCCAGCAGCCGGGAACAAGATTCCCATGTGGATTA CTACTTCCTGTGCTATCGAGATACATGGGAAGACACAGGCAAGAGTCCAGCCAATTCATGCCCCCAGATTCAGAAGCTGTGGTCCATCGGCCGATGGGTACCCCTAGGACCAGCTGAGGATGACCTTTATTCATG GATTTTGTGCCCGCAGCCTCCTGGGGACTACCAGCAGCTGCTGACCATCGGCTTCGAGGAGCCGTCGCACATGCTGGCCACCGACCTGCTGGTGCAGATCCTCATGGGCCAAGCAGGAACGGCTCGGCCCGCAAGCGCGGCGGGGCCAGCGGCGTGGGCAGCGCAGGGGTCTTGA
- the MISP3 gene encoding uncharacterized protein MISP3 isoform X1 has translation METPIEREIRRSCEREESLRRSRGLSPGRAGREFVELRLRPVLSLPGPGPALPRALERARAGAQMQRDIEREANRQAALARPAVPEQRAGPPPPPPPPPPQPLGELKRFFEAAGGCGSSPEAKGSAGPQRLPESGGRPRSAVQGRCPVPAHSPPPIAPSLLEQEVREVNERERELQRQRLSVYGTAEFKEPAPSLTASRGDGKLAVTWPPRRKASENGLDQSGSLEVRANWDPRTKVTCPSEDSGRDDQECPPEGRKGLEVCTGEDEIDQPILEPDFL, from the exons ATGGAGACGCCCATCGAGCGCGAAATCCGCCGCAGCTGCGAACGCGAGGAGAGCCTGCGCCGGAGCCGAGGCCTGAGCCCAGGTCGAGCGGGCCGCGAATTCGTCGAACTGCGCCTGCGGCCGGTGCTCAGCCTGCCGGGCCCTGGCCCCGCGCTCCCGCGCGCCTTGGAGCGCGCTCGGGCGGGCGCGCAGATGCAGCGAGACATCGAGCGGGAGGCCAATCGGCAGGCGGCGCTGGCGCGCCCCGCGGTCCCGGAGCAGCGcgccgggccgccgccgccgccgccgccgccgccgccgcagcccctCGGCGAGCTCAAGCGCTTCTTCGAAGCTGCTGGCGGGTGTGGCTCATCGCCAGAGGCGAAGGGCAGCGCGGGCCCGCAGCGACTGCCTGAGTCCGGAGGCCGCCCGCGCTCAGCCGTGCAGGGCCGGTGCCCGGTGCCGGCCCACTCCCCGCCGCCCATCGCACCATCGCTGTTGGAGCAGGAGGTGCGCGAGGTGAATGAGCGCGAGCGGGAGCTGCAGCGCCAGCGGCTCAGCGTCTACGGAACCGCCGAGTTCAAGGAGCCGGCTCCCAGCCTCACCG CGAGCAGGGGCGACGGAAAGCTGGCAGTGACCTGGCCTCCCCGCAGGAAGGCTTCGGAGAACGGCCTGGATCAG AGCGGAAGCCTTGAGGTTCGAGCCAACTGGGATCCACGGACGAAAGTAACATGCCCGTCAGAGGACTCAGGCAGGGACGACCAGGAGTGCCCTCCGGAGGGGCGGAAGGGGCTAGAGGTCTGCACCGGGGAGGATGAAATCGATCAGCCCATCCTTGAACCTGATTTTTTGTGA
- the MISP3 gene encoding uncharacterized protein MISP3 isoform X3 translates to METPIEREIRRSCEREESLRRSRGLSPGRAGREFVELRLRPVLSLPGPGPALPRALERARAGAQMQRDIEREANRQAALARPAVPEQRAGPPPPPPPPPPQPLGELKRFFEAAGGCGSSPEAKGSAGPQRLPESGGRPRSAVQGRCPVPAHSPPPIAPSLLEQEVREVNERERELQRQRLSVYGTAEFKEPAPSLTASRGDGKLAVTWPPRRKASENGLDQEERKP, encoded by the exons ATGGAGACGCCCATCGAGCGCGAAATCCGCCGCAGCTGCGAACGCGAGGAGAGCCTGCGCCGGAGCCGAGGCCTGAGCCCAGGTCGAGCGGGCCGCGAATTCGTCGAACTGCGCCTGCGGCCGGTGCTCAGCCTGCCGGGCCCTGGCCCCGCGCTCCCGCGCGCCTTGGAGCGCGCTCGGGCGGGCGCGCAGATGCAGCGAGACATCGAGCGGGAGGCCAATCGGCAGGCGGCGCTGGCGCGCCCCGCGGTCCCGGAGCAGCGcgccgggccgccgccgccgccgccgccgccgccgccgcagcccctCGGCGAGCTCAAGCGCTTCTTCGAAGCTGCTGGCGGGTGTGGCTCATCGCCAGAGGCGAAGGGCAGCGCGGGCCCGCAGCGACTGCCTGAGTCCGGAGGCCGCCCGCGCTCAGCCGTGCAGGGCCGGTGCCCGGTGCCGGCCCACTCCCCGCCGCCCATCGCACCATCGCTGTTGGAGCAGGAGGTGCGCGAGGTGAATGAGCGCGAGCGGGAGCTGCAGCGCCAGCGGCTCAGCGTCTACGGAACCGCCGAGTTCAAGGAGCCGGCTCCCAGCCTCACCG CGAGCAGGGGCGACGGAAAGCTGGCAGTGACCTGGCCTCCCCGCAGGAAGGCTTCGGAGAACGGCCTGGATCAG gaAGAGCGGAAGCCTTGA
- the MISP3 gene encoding uncharacterized protein MISP3 isoform X2: METPIEREIRRSCEREESLRRSRGLSPGRAGREFVELRLRPVLSLPGPGPALPRALERARAGAQMQRDIEREANRQAALARPAVPEQRAGPPPPPPPPPPQPLGELKRFFEAAGGCGSSPEAKGSAGPQRLPESGGRPRSAVQGRCPVPAHSPPPIAPSLLEQEVREVNERERELQRQRLSVYGTAEFKEPAPSLTGWRPPWGGGEGGERLCVFKGCGQSPSSWLPPAGERRGNPG; encoded by the exons ATGGAGACGCCCATCGAGCGCGAAATCCGCCGCAGCTGCGAACGCGAGGAGAGCCTGCGCCGGAGCCGAGGCCTGAGCCCAGGTCGAGCGGGCCGCGAATTCGTCGAACTGCGCCTGCGGCCGGTGCTCAGCCTGCCGGGCCCTGGCCCCGCGCTCCCGCGCGCCTTGGAGCGCGCTCGGGCGGGCGCGCAGATGCAGCGAGACATCGAGCGGGAGGCCAATCGGCAGGCGGCGCTGGCGCGCCCCGCGGTCCCGGAGCAGCGcgccgggccgccgccgccgccgccgccgccgccgccgcagcccctCGGCGAGCTCAAGCGCTTCTTCGAAGCTGCTGGCGGGTGTGGCTCATCGCCAGAGGCGAAGGGCAGCGCGGGCCCGCAGCGACTGCCTGAGTCCGGAGGCCGCCCGCGCTCAGCCGTGCAGGGCCGGTGCCCGGTGCCGGCCCACTCCCCGCCGCCCATCGCACCATCGCTGTTGGAGCAGGAGGTGCGCGAGGTGAATGAGCGCGAGCGGGAGCTGCAGCGCCAGCGGCTCAGCGTCTACGGAACCGCCGAGTTCAAGGAGCCGGCTCCCAGCCTCACCG gaTGGAGGCCTccatggggaggaggggaagggggcgaACGCCTGTGTGTGTTTAAGGGGTGCGGCCAGTCTCCTTCGTCCTGGCTGCCTCCAGCTGGTGAAAGGAGGGGCAATCCCGGCTGA